A window of Malania oleifera isolate guangnan ecotype guangnan chromosome 2, ASM2987363v1, whole genome shotgun sequence genomic DNA:
TCACTGTTTGCATTCCCCGAACTAGTCGCCAAATGCAAAAAGTCGCCAGAGAAAATGTTTCGGACGCTGGACCTCTACGAGGCCATCTCCGACAACTGGCCGGAAATTGAATCAATATTCTACTTCGAATCAACGGCCTTTGTCCGATCACAAGCCATCACTTCGCTCATCAAACTCAGCGAATCTGTCCGGACGATGCTCAGCGACTTGGAGGCCGCGATTCAGAAAGACAATTCCAAGTCCCCACTCCGCGGCGGTGGCGCCCATCCTCTCACGCGATACGTGATGAACTACTTAGATGTCCTCGCCGATTACAGCGGAGTACTCTCCGACATCGTCACCGACTGGCCATTGAAAATGCACTCTCCGCTGCCGGAATCTTACTTCGGGAGTCCGAGCTTGGACGACGCTCCGACGTCGGCCATCTCCGTCCAGATCGCCTGGATCATACTCGTCCTGCTCTGCAAACTGGACGGCCGGGCTGAGCTCTACAACGACGTCTCCCTCTCCTACATCTTCCTCGCTAACAATCTCCAGTACGTCGTGAACAAAGTCCGTGCATCGAACCTGGTGTACATTCTCGGCGACGACTGGGTCACGAGGCACGAAGCGAAGGTGAAGCAGTACACGGCGAACTACAAACGCATGGGATGGAGCAAAGTTTTGGCATCCCTTCCGGAGAATCCGACGGCGGCGATGTCGCCGGAGGAGGCAAGGGAACGGCTGAAGAACTTCAACGCAGCGTTCGAGGAAGCTTACCGGAAGCAGACGGCGTGGGTGGTAACGGACCCGAAACTCCGAGACGAGATAAAGAGAGACCTAGCGAGGCAGCTGGTGCCGACATTTCGGGAGTTCTACGAGAAGTATCGTGGGGCGTTCAGGGGGGAATTGTTGGTCAGATTTGCTCCCGATGATTTGGACAATTACGTGTCAGATTTGTTTTACGGAATGGAAGCTTCAGGGAGCACCTCGTCATCGTCGTCTCCGTCTCTGTCACCGTCTCCGACACCGTCTGGTTCGTCGCACTCGCGTCTGTGGAGATTTTCGCGTTGAGCGGCCACGGCAGTTATGATTGGTCAGGGCGATGGGACccatattctttttatttgtaattatctattttattttttatttggattaaagaaaataataaaattggaAAAATGATTTGATGTGACGTGTAGAGATTCTGTACACATGATACTATAGGGACATAAATGTCAAAAAGAGAATTCTTAGTTTTCCTACAAGTGTTCTATGTTCTAATTTTTAATCTAAAGtgataataaataattaaaatttaaaatttcaataaattGAGGTTACAGTGATGAAATTTTAGGTTTTAGCATCCCTAGTGCAAAACAATTAAGAGAATCCACCCGAATCTAAAAGGATTGTGTATTTATTTAAGGGGCAAAAATACTAACATCCtgaaatgaaaattaaaagcTTTGAGTCTATTTACATTATCtcattaaatatatttaataaagtATTTTAAtatgatactttttttttttaaaaaaaggaagtaATTCATTAACTATGAAACTGTAACCATAAGTTAAGTCAAGTTTATACATGTTAAAAGAGGAGAGGGACGCCCTACGGGCATGGTGCGGTAGAAAGACATCAGCACGTAATaaggagtatcgggggttcaatttcaggtagatacacttACAGAACCAACAGTACATGTGGATTGTGAGAATTTACTTTGTGAGCCATCAGGAATCGTGAATGGTGAAAGCTTtctgtgagccaacggggaccgtggatggtaataaATATATGTCTCGGGTTGACTGAACGTCTAACTGATGCACAGAAACCATGTCCGCATTCCGAACTTTACTTGATCAACGAAACTTAGGGGGAAGACGTTGATTTGTAGGTTTGGTGTCTCACCAACCGGTTCGAAGGGTTTGTTGGTGgttagagttcctatgtaataaaaaaaacaaagaggAGAGGGACATTAATCCTCAAAATTAGAAAGAGCCTTAATAGTTGAGTTTTTTacgaaaatattatataaaaaaaaacacatatgtaggggaaatgggaaaaaattacgtAATTGTATCAAACCGACTTTTCAAGTCAGTTCGggctaaaaaaaacaaaaacaaaaaaatgatgtCGGGTCTTGTCATTgtcagaaattaaaaaaaaaaaattgatttgtgAGCTCATTTAAgaggggagagaggagagaggggaGGGAGGGGACGGGGCTTTGTTTGCAGGGGGTGGGGATTGACAGAAGGGGAAacagagaggagagagagaagagagaagagagaagaagggGGGTTTGACGCATCGGATGggacgggagagagagagagagagagagagagagagagagagagagagagagagagagagaagagaagacaAGGGAAAGGGGGGCATACGTAAGGGGAGGGGGCCGGTTTGCATGCATGCGATGTTGCACGGCCATGGTTCCAAATTGATGTTGCACGGCCATGGTtccaaattaatttaaaaaaaaaaaactaagcaaactgacttttcaaaagtcaatttggtaaaattgttaatttttttttaaaaaactgacttttcattaaaaaaattaatttcgaCGTCCAAattgacttttggaaagtcgatttggtattaaaataactaaaaaaatcaaaattgacttTTCACAAGTCGATTTGGTTACCCCTATATATCCGTTCACCATCTCCCGACCATCGCTCAAGTTTTCTCTTCTTTCATTTATTCCTTAATCCTCCAACCTCCACCACCTCTTgcagataaatttttttttagaagtcATAATGACGTCAAATTCGTTGGCTAACAAAGTGACGGTCTTATTATATATTGACGGTGAGATTATTCATGGATCGACCGATATTGAGTACAACACTGGGCCAACGAAAGTCATTCGAGTTCGAAGAAGGATGAAGTTAGAAATGCAAAATATATGAAGGCTTAGATATTGATCCAAATGAGTACATGTTAGAACTAACATCGAGATATCCACAACGAGGGGGTGGTGGAAATTTCGTATACATTGACATCCCAATAAAAATTGATGCAAACGTCCTAATTGCGTTGGACCCGCAGAGTTCTTGTCCGGACCTATATGTAGTTGAGATTTTTGTTAAACGCATTCCTCGTAGTAGCAGTATGGGCGGAGCCCCAAGTTTTTAGGGTGAAGCATTCATCCATTCTCAACTATATACCGAATATGATACCGGTGAGACGTGTAGACTAATTGATAGTATTTCACAGGTGACTGTAGTATTAGATTTGAATGATGTCTTTGGTACATCATTTCAGCCGAAATTCTTGTCAATCAAGATCCGAGGTGAGCAGTCTACTTTGCAAGGATTCAATGTGGGAAGCAATTATCATCACGAACCACAACCATCAACAGAGTATAGACGTGACCGAAGTTCAATTGGAGCTATCCCCATACCAGACTTCCAAATGGTTCCATCTATTGTCATGAATGAAAGGAGGGCACACACGGTCCAACCAATGCAACTGGATATGGACTGTGACTATGAattagaggaagaagaagattttGAAAAGGCGGACTGAGGGGTAGATGAAGCCAGTGCACAAACTGCATATAAGGTTCACCATGATGAAGTTGTCATGCCTCCTCAGAGCACACATGTCGGTCACAGGAGTCTATGCGACGTGCCTCCATTAGCATACATGGTCGATGTCGAAGTCGATCATATTAGAATTGAAGTTGAAAGTTCACTCGAGGACGGACGATGGGATGGTGTCCCAAAATTTGGGAAAGGTATGATTTTCAACACGAAAGATGACCTCATGCACTCCGTGCGCATCCACCATGCACAAACACACCACAATTTTAAGGTAGTGCAATCCACCCCAACAACGTGGATGGTTAGGTGTAGTGCAAACGAGAGCTGTGTTTGGCGGTTGCATACAACTCAACGCTGAAAGCATAGGATGTTTAAAATTACACAATATAGAGGCCACATACATGCATAAATGAGACTCTCTCGCAAGACCACCCACAACTGAAGTTCAGCTTAGGAGCAAATGAAATCATAGAAATTATCAAAAGTGACGTCGGTACTTCCATTGCAGCTTTGCAAGCACACTTGAGGTCACTACCAGTACCATGTATCGTACAGGAAGGTATGACTTGGGAAGAAAATGACAGTTTCAAGGGTGTTGGGAGATTgggatatttcatatcaaatgCTTCCAAAGTGGATGTATGCTATGTGTGAAACAAATCCTAGTACAAAGGTAAAGTGGGCGTGGACAGAAATCCCTGATGCTAACAACGCCACTGTTTTGACATGTGTGTTCTGGTCATTCGCTGCATCAATAGAGGCATTTTGTCATTGTCCTCCAATTCTCTGTGTGTACGGAACGCACTTGTACGACAAATATAAAGGTAAATTGTTAATTGCAATGGCCTTTAATGTAAATCAACAAATTTTTCCTATAGCATTTGCCATCGTTGAGAAGGAGAGCACGCGCACATGGTTTTGGTTCTTTAAGTGCATTCAGAATGAAGTGACTGATCATGATAATTTGTGTCTTATATCAGATAGACATGCAAGTATTCTTGCTGCCATTCATTAGAAGGATGACTAGCAACCGCCGCATGCGCACCATCGGTTTTGCTTGCGTTATGTTGTTAGCAACTTCAACCAAGGGGTGCACAATACGATGCTCAAGCGGATGGTTGAAATAGCTAGTAGAGAGCACTAAGTTAGGAAATTCAATAGTAGGATGGAAAGAATCCAAACAGAGGGTGAGCCAATTGCAAAGTCCTTTTTTGAAGAGATCCCTCCTCACATGTGGACGCAATGTCACGATGGTGGCGTCAGATACAGAAACATCACCACAaatcttattaaatattttaatgcTGTCCTGAAAGGAACTCGTAGTCTATCAATAACGGCCATTGTCCAGATGACATTTTATCGGGTTACGCAATACTTTAGTGCCCAACTAGAGCCGGCTCTGCCTTTAGGCAGTTGAGGCGCCCGcctagggcccccaaattttttcttaatataataatataatttttgggccccaaaattttttttaattaaataatattaacattatttattatgctctattcccattgacttcccaactaacaaataaatgaaattatattttaaatataaaataaatacaatttaattcttttttttttcaagtcttatacttcccaactaacaactttattatagttataattatctattactctcatctctctctctcttagtctctctaaaatttttttttcatctctcacactctctcactctcatctcttggtctctctataatttttgctccgactcttgtgttcatcatcttcgagCCTTCGATTCTCGGTAATTTTCATCAATTCTAATTTTAATTTCAGTGTTTgtgtattatttttctattattttcactctgaattttttttcttctattttttcttagattttagaagctttgaggttagagcattgtatccggcaagaatccgatatctctaaagtctcgctcgtctatcgatttgtaataataataataatcaggttatattgtttcaatctattatttctacagatttattaaatttatttttatttttttacataatttgtcaatttataattagtattaattttgaaatttaattatgtcaacgagaaaatatgaatctggatatgaaaaacgaagaaagaaaaaaaaaatagaagaattagtgtcatctcaaaagggagctcttgataaatttatttttaattctaagCAAAATACAAATGAGcaagatgaaaatcctccaagaaacgagcaatcaaattcagagatggaattagaatttaatatgataataataataataataataataataataataataataataataataataataatagtgataaagataacattgatatacaggaaatgttcactaatgatatttcttttgaaagacattttaaaaatatagaagaaaaaagaataaataatgatgataatatttatgatccaaaatattgggaaaatatagataccaaattacgaaatttactagttgaaaaaggtcctattagggataatgatttaatttttccaaaagatgaaaattcaagacatttttcaaatatatattatattcgaaaattatcaaatggagagaaatatgatagaaaatgtattatatattctaaagatttagatagagtattttgtttttattgtaagttat
This region includes:
- the LOC131149356 gene encoding exocyst complex component EXO70H1, which encodes MPKKGMRSILFKPNSSPSHSHRPSPSPTATPPRSFPASPMEDHAIDAAHSLITKWDGESSAYAKVTSLFYDNRGEAMLYLRAVKDLHSAMHSFAKQDSTSDRLLRSQLLMQTAMKRLQKEFYQILAANRECLDPESVSVRSSRPSVTGSSISDFEEESVSDDEFRAAGESITEVERLASLAMADLKAIADCMISTGYGKECVKIYKVIRKSIIDEGLYHLGVERLSASQINKMDWEVVELKIKHWLYAVKTAVKTLFYGERILCDHVFSSSDSIRESCFAEISKEGAISLFAFPELVAKCKKSPEKMFRTLDLYEAISDNWPEIESIFYFESTAFVRSQAITSLIKLSESVRTMLSDLEAAIQKDNSKSPLRGGGAHPLTRYVMNYLDVLADYSGVLSDIVTDWPLKMHSPLPESYFGSPSLDDAPTSAISVQIAWIILVLLCKLDGRAELYNDVSLSYIFLANNLQYVVNKVRASNLVYILGDDWVTRHEAKVKQYTANYKRMGWSKVLASLPENPTAAMSPEEARERLKNFNAAFEEAYRKQTAWVVTDPKLRDEIKRDLARQLVPTFREFYEKYRGAFRGELLVRFAPDDLDNYVSDLFYGMEASGSTSSSSSPSLSPSPTPSGSSHSRLWRFSR